Proteins encoded by one window of Salarias fasciatus chromosome 1, fSalaFa1.1, whole genome shotgun sequence:
- the ist1 gene encoding IST1 homolog isoform X1, giving the protein MVGFKAERLRVNLRLVINRLKLLEKKKTELAQKARKEIADYLSSGKDERARIRVEHIIREDYLVEAMEILELYCDLLLARFGLIQSMKELDPGLQEAVSTLIWATPRLQSEVNELKIVCDQLCAKYSKEYGKLCRTNQIGTVNDRLMHKLSVEAPPKILVERYLIEIAKNYNVPYEPDAMVRPEVCVGEEADLIDVNHDKKSGGGGGGGFTAPAAAMPMAMPMPMPMPMPTPFNYPPPKGAEPFNAPIGNYNSFQHPMGGGQPPQLPTSPPTYESIEDFSDNTVPSQTVGPGPSSRMFDSNALPELPSVPDTLPTSSFGGNTTTSDDIDFDDLTRRFEELKKKS; this is encoded by the exons ATGGTGGGATTCAAAGCAGAGAGGCTAAGAGTCAACCTCCGGCTGGTCATCAACCGCCTCAAACttctggagaaaaagaaaa CTGAGCTTGCTCAGAAGGCAAGGAAGGAGATTGCTGATTACTTGTCATCGGGGAAAGATGAGCGCGCTCGTATCCGTGTGGAGCACATCATCAGGGAGGACTATCTGGTGGAGGCCATGGAGATCCTGGAGCTTTACtgcgacctgctgctggctcgCTTCGGCCTCATTCAGTCTATGAA GGAACTCGATCCAGGCCTACAGGAAGCCGTGTCAACACTCATTTGGGCAACACCTCGTCTCCAGTCGGAAGTGAACGAGCTAAAAATT GTGTGTGATCAGCTTTGTGCAAAGTACAGCAAGGAGTACGGCAAGCTATGCAGGACAAACCAGATCGGCACTGTCAATGACAGG CTGATGCACAAACTGAGTGTGGAGGCTCCTCCCAAGATTCTGGTGGAGCGCTACCTGATCGAGATCGCCAAGAACTATAATGTGCCGTATGAACCTGACGCCATGGTGCGG CCTGAGGTGTGTGTCGGAGAGGAGGCGGACCTGATCGACGTGAACCATGACAAGAagtctggaggtggaggcggtggaggtttcactgctcctgctgctgccatgcCCATGGCCATGCCTATGCCTATGCCCATGCCTATGCCAACACCCTTCAACTACCCACCTCCCAAAGGAGCT gaACCGTTTAATGCTCCCATTGGAAACTACAACAGCTTCCAGCACCCAATGGGTGGAGGGCAGCCCCCTCAGCTGCCTACTTCTCCCCCTACATACGAGTCT ATTGAGGACTTTTCTGACAATACTGTTCCTTCCCAGACTGTAG GTCCGGGCCCTTCGTCTCGCATGTTTGACAGCAACGCTCTCCCAGAACTCCCCTCTGTTCCCGACACACTCCCCACGTCCTCCTTCGGCGGAAACACCACCACTTCGGATGACATCGACTTTGACGACTTGACGCGGCGGTtcgaggagctgaagaagaagagttAA
- the ist1 gene encoding IST1 homolog isoform X2, with translation MVGFKAERLRVNLRLVINRLKLLEKKKTELAQKARKEIADYLSSGKDERARIRVEHIIREDYLVEAMEILELYCDLLLARFGLIQSMKELDPGLQEAVSTLIWATPRLQSEVNELKIVCDQLCAKYSKEYGKLCRTNQIGTVNDRLMHKLSVEAPPKILVERYLIEIAKNYNVPYEPDAMVRPEVCVGEEADLIDVNHDKKSGGGGGGGFTAPAAAMPMAMPMPMPMPMPTPFNYPPPKGAEPFNAPIGNYNSFQHPMGGGQPPQLPTSPPTYESIEDFSDNTVPSQSTGPGPSSRMFDSNALPELPSVPDTLPTSSFGGNTTTSDDIDFDDLTRRFEELKKKS, from the exons ATGGTGGGATTCAAAGCAGAGAGGCTAAGAGTCAACCTCCGGCTGGTCATCAACCGCCTCAAACttctggagaaaaagaaaa CTGAGCTTGCTCAGAAGGCAAGGAAGGAGATTGCTGATTACTTGTCATCGGGGAAAGATGAGCGCGCTCGTATCCGTGTGGAGCACATCATCAGGGAGGACTATCTGGTGGAGGCCATGGAGATCCTGGAGCTTTACtgcgacctgctgctggctcgCTTCGGCCTCATTCAGTCTATGAA GGAACTCGATCCAGGCCTACAGGAAGCCGTGTCAACACTCATTTGGGCAACACCTCGTCTCCAGTCGGAAGTGAACGAGCTAAAAATT GTGTGTGATCAGCTTTGTGCAAAGTACAGCAAGGAGTACGGCAAGCTATGCAGGACAAACCAGATCGGCACTGTCAATGACAGG CTGATGCACAAACTGAGTGTGGAGGCTCCTCCCAAGATTCTGGTGGAGCGCTACCTGATCGAGATCGCCAAGAACTATAATGTGCCGTATGAACCTGACGCCATGGTGCGG CCTGAGGTGTGTGTCGGAGAGGAGGCGGACCTGATCGACGTGAACCATGACAAGAagtctggaggtggaggcggtggaggtttcactgctcctgctgctgccatgcCCATGGCCATGCCTATGCCTATGCCCATGCCTATGCCAACACCCTTCAACTACCCACCTCCCAAAGGAGCT gaACCGTTTAATGCTCCCATTGGAAACTACAACAGCTTCCAGCACCCAATGGGTGGAGGGCAGCCCCCTCAGCTGCCTACTTCTCCCCCTACATACGAGTCT ATTGAGGACTTTTCTGACAATACTGTTCCTTCCCAG TCTACAGGTCCGGGCCCTTCGTCTCGCATGTTTGACAGCAACGCTCTCCCAGAACTCCCCTCTGTTCCCGACACACTCCCCACGTCCTCCTTCGGCGGAAACACCACCACTTCGGATGACATCGACTTTGACGACTTGACGCGGCGGTtcgaggagctgaagaagaagagttAA
- the ist1 gene encoding IST1 homolog isoform X3, whose translation MVGFKAERLRVNLRLVINRLKLLEKKKTELAQKARKEIADYLSSGKDERARIRVEHIIREDYLVEAMEILELYCDLLLARFGLIQSMKELDPGLQEAVSTLIWATPRLQSEVNELKIVCDQLCAKYSKEYGKLCRTNQIGTVNDRLMHKLSVEAPPKILVERYLIEIAKNYNVPYEPDAMVRPEVCVGEEADLIDVNHDKKSGGGGGGGFTAPAAAMPMAMPMPMPMPMPTPFNYPPPKGAEPFNAPIGNYNSFQHPMGGGQPPQLPTSPPTYESTVGPGPSSRMFDSNALPELPSVPDTLPTSSFGGNTTTSDDIDFDDLTRRFEELKKKS comes from the exons ATGGTGGGATTCAAAGCAGAGAGGCTAAGAGTCAACCTCCGGCTGGTCATCAACCGCCTCAAACttctggagaaaaagaaaa CTGAGCTTGCTCAGAAGGCAAGGAAGGAGATTGCTGATTACTTGTCATCGGGGAAAGATGAGCGCGCTCGTATCCGTGTGGAGCACATCATCAGGGAGGACTATCTGGTGGAGGCCATGGAGATCCTGGAGCTTTACtgcgacctgctgctggctcgCTTCGGCCTCATTCAGTCTATGAA GGAACTCGATCCAGGCCTACAGGAAGCCGTGTCAACACTCATTTGGGCAACACCTCGTCTCCAGTCGGAAGTGAACGAGCTAAAAATT GTGTGTGATCAGCTTTGTGCAAAGTACAGCAAGGAGTACGGCAAGCTATGCAGGACAAACCAGATCGGCACTGTCAATGACAGG CTGATGCACAAACTGAGTGTGGAGGCTCCTCCCAAGATTCTGGTGGAGCGCTACCTGATCGAGATCGCCAAGAACTATAATGTGCCGTATGAACCTGACGCCATGGTGCGG CCTGAGGTGTGTGTCGGAGAGGAGGCGGACCTGATCGACGTGAACCATGACAAGAagtctggaggtggaggcggtggaggtttcactgctcctgctgctgccatgcCCATGGCCATGCCTATGCCTATGCCCATGCCTATGCCAACACCCTTCAACTACCCACCTCCCAAAGGAGCT gaACCGTTTAATGCTCCCATTGGAAACTACAACAGCTTCCAGCACCCAATGGGTGGAGGGCAGCCCCCTCAGCTGCCTACTTCTCCCCCTACATACGAGTCT ACTGTAG GTCCGGGCCCTTCGTCTCGCATGTTTGACAGCAACGCTCTCCCAGAACTCCCCTCTGTTCCCGACACACTCCCCACGTCCTCCTTCGGCGGAAACACCACCACTTCGGATGACATCGACTTTGACGACTTGACGCGGCGGTtcgaggagctgaagaagaagagttAA